The sequence AGGTCCAACGATGTTGACCCATCTGTTGGTCGATTCTCATGAGGAATTAAAAATTGGGCTGCCATTGCAAATTTCTTACACGAAAATCAATGATGTGTGGTTACCTTTTTTCAAAACTAACAACAACTGACGATATACATAAGGGAGTGAAATAGATGGCAACAGCAACAGTTAATCAAGGGGACCAAGGAAAAGAAGGCAAAGGGTTCTCGAAAGAACACCGTAAAGTGGCGATGTCTAGTTTTATCGGTACGACGATTGAGTGGTATGATTTCTACCTATACGGAACAGCAGCGGCACTCGTCTTCCCTGCCTTGTTCTTTCCAACGTTTGATCCGATCTACGGAACATTAGCGGCATTCGGTTCTTATGCAGCAGGTTTCATCGCTCGTCCACTCGGCGGAATCGTATTTGGACACTATGGAGACAAAATTGGACGCAAGAAAACCTTAACGATTTCCCTCTTAATGATGGGAATTGCAACGGTTTTAATGGGACTTGTCCCAAGCTATGAATCGATCGGAATCATGGCTCCATTATTAATTAGTCTTCTTCGCGTCATTCAAGGTTTTGCGGTTGGAGGAGAATGGGGCTCTGCCGTCGTTATGACGGTTGAACATGCTCCAAAAGGCAAACGCGGGTTGTACGGAAGCTTTCCACAATTAGGTGTTTCTGCTGGACTCTTATTATCAACTCTCGTATTCTCTATTTTTTCCACTAATATGTCCAATGAAGCCTTTCTATCATGGGGCTGGAGAGTACCGTTTTTATTAAGTTCTGTATTAATTATCTTTGGTCTTTACATCCGCTTGCGGGTTAGTGAATCTCCTGTGTTCGAAGAGATTTCAGCAAAGAATGAGATCGAAGAAAAACCGATTGTTACCGTCATGCGGACTCAGAAAAAACCATTATTTTTAACTATTGGAATGAAGCTCGTACAAAATGCAGTCTTCTATATCTACTCTGTCTTCGTTTTAACATACTTAGTAACGACACATGATATGGACCGCTCCGTTGGGTTAAATGCAGTGATGATCTCTTCTGTCGTCGGATTTATCACCTTGCCGTTATGGTCGATTCTATCCGACAAAATCGGACGGAAACCCGTTTACTTATTCGGTACAGTTGCTTCAACCTTGTTCATCTTCCCGTTTTTCTGGTTTATGGATACGGGTTCAGTCGTATTAATTACGATTGGAATTGTACTTGGCTTAAATGTCCTGCATGATGCTGTCTACGGACCACAGGCCGTTTATTATGCAGAGTTGTTTGGCTCAAAAGTTCGTTTAAGCGGGGCTTCGATCGGTTACCAAATTGGCGCTGTTTTAGCAGGTGGATTCTCACCTTTAATTGCCACTTATTTACTCGCTGAATTTGATGGTCAATATTGGCCGATTGGCATCTACTTAACAATTCTTGGGGTAATCAGTATTATTTCGACCCTTTTGGCAAAAGAAACGTATAAGGGATCGTTGAGAAATTGATGAAAAAAGGCATCTTTCTAGTGAGGAAAGATGCCTTTTTTATGGAAAAATGATGTTGTTTTTGAATGAGTTCGACCGTTTTATATGTGTCCTACACCATATTTGGAAACTAACATATTATATGGTCTTTCGGGTGATTTCATTTACCATCTTTCAGGGACTTCAATGAGGATCGCCATTCCTTGGCCCCCGCCCCCGCATAGTGAGGCAATGCCTTTTCCGCCGCCGCGTCGTTTTAATTCGTGGGCTAACGTTAAGATGAGACGGAAACCTGTACCGCCAAGTGGGTGACCGATTGCAATCGCCCCGCCATTTACGTTTACTCGACTATAATCGATGCCTAAATCACGACAGCTTGCAATGGCAACACTTGCAAAAGCTTCATTGATTTCAAACAAATCGATGTCATGAATACTCAACTGCGTTTTCTCTAGTACTTTTTTTATCGCCTGAGCCGGTTTTAAATGTAAGCTCGTATCTGGCCCTGCGATTTCACCCCATCCAAGAATACGGGCAAGAGGTGTTTTTCCTAGTTCATGGGCTTTTTGTTCGGTTGAGACAATCCCAAGACTCGCACCGTCAGACATTTGTGATGCATTTCCAGCTGTAATGGTGCCATCCGCGAGAAAAGCAGGACGCAGTTTAGCTAGCTTCTCAATGGTTGAGTTTGTGCGAATCCCTTCATCTTCTTCAAGTGTAACCCCATTATAATGAACAGGAACAATTTCACTGGCTAGTCGCCCATTTTTTCTCGCATCTGCCGCCCGGGTTTGTGAGAGGAGAGCATATTCATCTTGCCCTTCACGAGTGATCCCAAGCTCTTTATTTTTATGATCGGTTAAGTCCCCCATTGATTGATCGTTCAAGGAACACCAAAGACCATCATATAAAGTATCATAGAATTCAACCGAACCAAGGGAAAGTTCACGTCGGATTGGAGCAACATGCGGTGCATTTGTCATCGAGTCAAATCCACCTGCAATATAAAGACTTCCTTCTCCATATTGAATTCGTCGTACCGCATCATTGACTGCGGAAATTCCAGCAAGGCACACATTATTCAACGTTGTGGCAGGAGTACTAAGAGAAACTCCTGCATTTGTAGCAACACTTCGAGCCGGATTTTGACCTTGTCCCGCTTGGATCACCTGTGCCAATAAAACCCCATCAGCCTCCGCCGCTTCGGGTACCCTTGCAAGCAACTCTTTCAATGCATACGTTCCTAATTCCTTTCCGCTAAGAGGAGACAAGCTCCCCTTCCATTTCCCAAATGGAGTCCGTAAACCATCTAATATCACTGCACTCATTTTTCACAAGCCATCCCTTCATCTTTAAATAATAAAAAATCCTCTACCCCATACTAGGATAGAAGACGTATCCTCGACTCCTGACAAACTATCAAAATATTAAGTAACTAACCTTTATCATAGCAAAGGGGTAAAGTGTGAGTCAATGTGAAACGTGGGGATGGTTCTCGCGTTTCATTTTCGATGCAACGGCGGGACGGTTCTCCTGTTTCATTTTTAAGGGCGTCACTTTTGTTCCGGACACATATGAAAGGGTCGGTCTCGCGTTTGCTGTTGCAAACAAAAGACCGACCCTGGCATTTTGATAGACTATATTTTAATCCTTATGAGGCATGGGTGCAGTTCTACCTGTCCCGTATACTACCTTTTATTTTTATTACACCTAAAAAGCTCATAGTTTGTGTATTCATTGATATCTGCTTCATCATTACGACCCATCGAAGACCTCATCTGTTCAGGTATAAGTATTGCATCATAATTTTTGAACCGTTTGCTAACCAAACCTTTTGATAATTTCCTCCTTTAGCTTTTCTTTCTCTTCCGACTCCTCGTCAGTTAAATTATGTTGAGGTCTCCTAGCTAATCTTTCATAAGCTTTCAGGATTTCCTCTCTCGTTAATTTTTCAAACTGGATAAGATAACCTCCTAACTTCAGATTTCAAATACAGATGGAGCAATAAATTCAAAGCTATCCTTAATGATATGAATCAAACCAAAAGATAATCACAATCCTTATATAATTTTCGTCCGTCATAATTCGGGATGTCACTGTGACGCGGACGTGACACGGGCATGACCCAGATTAGAATAGGCCTGTTTCCCATTGAAATTAGGCTGACCACGGACAGAAAGCTCACATAAATTGCAGATATGACTAAAAAATTTAAATAGGGTCATTCTGGGGAGTGTATGCTTTTATGGGTTTCGGCATTATTATCATGGGCTTATTGATCGGTTTTTTGGTTGGACTGACAGGTGTAGGCGGGGCGGCTTTATTAACTCCTATTCTCATATTATTAGGCATCAGTCCATCGATTGCGGTTGGGACGGATCTAATCTATAACTCAGTAACTAAATTCTTCGGTTCAATTCAGCATTGGCGGCAAAGATCTATTAACCTCCAATTAGTCAAATACCTTGCCATTGGGAGTATTCCTAGTGCAATTCTGGCGGTTGTTCTCCTTCGGGTTTTTGACTCTTTTTTTCAAAATCAAGAGCAAATCATTGAAATTGCGCTTGGATATACCTTAATTTTAGTTGCCATTGCCACGTTAGTTAAAACGTTTATGAAGGAAAAGTATGACTCCAATCGTTTCCAACTCAAGCCTTTAGAGGAAAAACGGAAAATGACGATCTGCATCGGGGCTGTTTTAGGATTTATGGTAGGCTTAACATCGATTGGATCTGGATCTCTATTTGCCTTAGCGATGTTATTCCTCTATAAACTCCGAGCAACTGAATTAGTCGGAACCGATATTGCCCATGCGTTCTTATTAGTATCAGCAGCAGGGTTTATGCATGCGGGGATTGGAAATGTCGATTATCTGCTTGCCTTAAATTTATTAGTCGGATCGATACCCGGTGTCATTATCGGCAGCACCATCTCCTCAAAAGTACCAGCAAAACCATTAAGAGCAATCGTTGCATTAATTATATTGGTTAGTGGATTTCAACTTATCTGAAACGTGGGGACGGTTCTCGCGTTTCATTCCAATTATTCGGGGCGTCACCGTGACTTGGACTTGGTGATCAACCAATAAGACTGGCAAACACATGTTTCAAATATTCACAATTCGTTAAAGTCTTCTCTAAGCGAAGAAGACTTTAACTCTGTATATTGAAAAAGATTATATCAAGTCCGATTAAGTTTTAGTTTCCCTCACCTTCCCTTTCCTTCCTTTATTTTTCGATAGGTTTCACACTAATGATATTATGTTTAAATTTATAAAATCTATGCTCATTCCTGTTTGGATAAGCACTAAAATTTTTTCCATACACACGCCATTAAGATATTGAAAAAGTAAAAAAGCGACCCTATATATTAACCTTGCTAAATACTCGATTCCAGTGTAAAGAGTTTAAAATATAGCTGTTTATCATCCTTCGTTCAATAAAAAACCCCCAATATAGGGGGCGAGAAAGGAAAAACTCTTAATACTTGTTGCTAGTCCTGTTAATAGAATTTGACTGTTTTTATTATTTTATACGAAAAATAACCATCACCGCCTCGCTCCTTTTATTGGCATTTATCCCTAAGTTAGGGATAATCTTTCAATCCTACTTTGCAGTCCACGGATGTTTCCTTTTCGTCCATTTTTCCGTCCTTCCTGTATTCTGAACTTTAAACTGCCGACATATGATTAAATGAAAAAATACGGGACAAGGTGATGGTTGTTATTGTTCAAAAGTTAATGGCTACATTTATAGGCAGTATTTTAGTAGGAACCGGAGTTAATGGGTTTTTAGTTCCTTTTCATTTAATCGATGGCGGTATCCTTGGGGCCGCCTTATTAATCCATTATTTTTTTCACCTTCCAGCAGGTTTGATCATGATCGCATTAAGCATTCCAATTTGTATCTTTTCCTCCATTCATCATAAAGAGTATTTCCTTAGTAGTTTGCAAGGTTTGCTTGTTTCTTCCCTATTTATTGATCTACTGGCACCGCTTCGTTTCCAATTTGCCATTCCCCCACTTCTAAGTGCACTCATCGGAGGTGCCATCATTGGAGTAGGTATCGGCCTCATGCTGCGATATAAGACAAGCACAGGAGGAACAGACCTCTTAGCCAAAATGATTGCTGAAACCTTTTCATTTAACCTTGCATTAGTCATGATCTTTATTGATGGGTTGATTGTTTTAGCAGGTTTGACTGTACTAAGCTTAAATGCTTTCATCTATTCGTGTTTCGCGATTGCCACTGTGGGTGTGACCACATCCTTGATTGAAAGAAATGAATCTTTTTAAAAGAGACATAATTCAATGGTTGATGGGAATTTTAAAATTATTAGAATATCTCAAGGAGGATGTTTACGTTGAAAAACAATGCCCTATTTCTAATCATGTTTTTAAGCATTTTTATGCTTATAAATAATGTTAAACCCAGTCATACAGCTGCCATGACTATCGACTCCGATACGCCAACTCAAAAAGAAGAAAATGATGAACTTTACAAAAAAATTCAAGCATACAGGGATGAACATAAAATTGAACCCATTAACGCAATCGTTGATCGGGTATGGAAAGCGATTCCCGGATACAACGGGATCGATGTAGATGTTACAGCAAGTTATGAAAAAATGAAGAAAGATGATTTATTTGATGAAAACAAAGTGGTCTTAAAAGAAATACCTCCAAGTATTCATTTGGGAGATTTAGGTCCACACCCCATCTACAGAGGTAATCCACAAAAACCAATGGTAGCTTTATTAATTAATGTCGCCTGGGGGAATGAATACATTCCGAAAATCCTTACAACTCTAGACGAATCCAACGTAAAGGCAACATTTTTCTTCGACGGCAGCTGGGTTAAAAAGAATCCTGATTTAGCTAAAATGATCCATCAGAAAGGCCATGAAATTGGAAACCATGCTTATAGTCATCCCGATCTTCAAAAGCGATCTAAAAATGATACGATACTGGAGTTACAAAAAACAAATAATGTGATTGAAGAAACTCTTGGTATCAAACCCAAATGGTTTGCACCTCCAAGCGGAAGTTTCAATGGTGTTACTGTTCAAGTAGCTGATGACCTGAATATGAAAACCATCTTATGGACGGTTGACACAGTCGATTGGAAAAAGCCTCCGGCAGCAGAAATGGCAAGGCGCATTATCACCAATGTAGATAATGGCTCAATGGTTCTTATGCATCCAACACAGCCTGTTGCAGAAGGATTAGAGTCAATGATAGAAGGAATTAAGGGGAAAGGCTACCAACTTGGTACGGTGAGTGATCTAATGAGTGAAAAACGAATAGAAACGACTCAATCAAAATTAATGAAACATGGGGACGGTTCTCGTGTTTCATTCTAGTAAGGTTATTCGGGGCGTCACTGTGACCCGGACTTACGGGGTAGCATTTTAAGTGGGGAGTTGCTGGGGTGTCACCTGGGGTCAGACAGGGATGGACTTCCATCCCTACGTGTTTTTAAACTCAAAAGTTGGATTCTACTCTAAGAATAGATCATCATATAAAACATCTCCGATTTCAAATGATATGAAACGGTTTGATACTTAATTAATGCTGTTCCAAATTCTACTTAGATCCAAGGGAACATATACCTTTTCACCATGAATTTCCTTATGTACAAGCGGATTTCTAAAACTACCCTCAACAAAAATATTCTTATGTCTAGCTCGTGGTTCGGACCCTAAAACAATCTCTTTGATTTCTTTATACATATTTCGTAAACCTCGCTTTTATTATTTACCACCTTAACTAATTAAAATAACTTTTTCATTCCCCCTCAAACTTTATAAAATTAGTTTTTCCAAAAAGGCCAAAATATTACATATTTTGATTTTCAAATGAAACATGGGGACGGTTCTCGCGTTTCATTCAAGTAAGGTTCGCTTCGGGGTGTCACTTTTTTCGGAGCATCACTGTGACTCGGACAAAAGTTTATTAAGAATTAATAAACTTTGTTAAGTTTCCCTTAAAATTCGACAAAATGAGTCACCTACTGATCCCTTTTCTTTATAATAGGATTTATCAGGGATTTTATTAGAGGAGTTAAACAACGATGAATTTATACGAAAAGTTACCGACTGATACTTTGATTGCCTTTTACCATGAAGTATGGAGAAATATTGAAAATGGATTTTTAACGAAAAATATGTACTATGAATTAGGTGTAATGATCTCAGCCGCTAGTCAAAGAGGGATTACCTTAGGCAAACCGTCTGATTTTGACTATGTTGTCGACCAACAAACGTTGGATGACTTTATTAAAAGTACGAGTAGATTTCATGAGGTAAACAATTCCTTGACCATGTGATCCCAAAATAAAAAAAATTCCTATATTATCAAGTTGTAATACAGGAATTTTGCTAAACGGGTTCTCTATTTTTCAGTTTTAATTTTTGATATTTTATAATGAGCTCATCTAACTTCTGACTGTAATAAAGGGTGTTATCGCTATTTAAGCCACTATCTTTTGCAATAAGAATTAAATTTTTTCTCATACAATGAATTTTCTTTTGTAATTTTTCAATTTCTGCGCTCACAGCCTCTAGTCTCCTTAACTAATAATCATACACACCCTTACCATTATGCACAATATTCTAGATAATCGGAATGCTTATTGCAAAATTTTCTCACAAAATGAATAAAAATGCATGTTTTAAGCTTGGAACTTTAAATCAATTCTTTCGACAATGGTTGGATGGACATCAAAACGACACACCCCCCTTCGTTTTCCCTTTTGAATCGAGTATTAGGGTAGATAGTAATTACCCCTTCCATATTTGGTATAAACAACTATATTTAACACAAAATAAAGTAGCAATTAAATGACTGATGAGGAAAGGTGGGGAATCCAATGGCGAAAAATAAAGGGAAAGCACCAATGGTATCAGGAAGTTTCCAAGTGGTTGATGATGAACACCGTACAGAATCGTTAGAACAAATGAGAAAAGACAACCATTTAGACGAACAAACCGAACACTACGCACGAATTTTTATGGAAGATTAAATGATCTGAGGATGGTGCTTGCTAGCATCGTCCTTTTTTTATTCGGGGCGTCAATTCGGGGCGTCACTGTGACCCGGACGACTTTTTTACATAAAAATACAGGCAAGGGATTTGAACTTCCCCTGCCTGTTTTGAAATAATGATGAAACGTGAGAACCGTCCCCATGTTTCAAATTAGACGATGAAACGCGAGAACCGTCCCCATGTTTCACCATGTTTTACTTCGCTTCCAAAATTTCCGGTCGACGGTAGACTTCTTCTTTTAGGTCTCCGTTGATTTTGCTTGTTAGTACTCCGGCTACCATGCTGCCGCTTACGTTTAGTGCGGTACGTCCCATGTCGATTAATGGCTCGATTGTTACCATTAAACCAACGATGGCTACTGGTAGGTCCATGACGGAGAGTACGATTAAGGATGCGAATGTAGCTCCTCCACCGACTCCCGCTACTCCAAATGAACTGATGATGATCACGACGATGAGAGTAAGTAAGAATGAAATGCTTGTTGGATCGATCCCTACTGCTGGTGCTGCCATGACGGCAAGCATCGCCGGATAAATCCCCGCACATCCATTTTGCCCGATCGATAATCCGAACGGTCCGGCGAAGTTGGCCACTCCTTCTGATACGCCTAAATCATCCACTTGGCTTTTAATATTGATCGGCAAGGTCCCTGCACTTGAACGGGACGTGAACGCAAACGTTAAAGGCGGCATCGCTTTTTTCAAAAAGTGAATCGGATTTAATTTCGCTAATGCCAAAAGCAATAAATGCACCATAAACATGAGAATAATTGCTACATAGTTGGCAATGATAAATTTCCCTAAGCTGACGACCGCGTCGTAGTTGCTTGTTGCTGCTACTTTTGCCATTAAAGCTAAAATTCCGTATGGTGTCAGACGCAGAACGAGCGTCACGATTCTCATGACAATCAAATAGATCGAATCAATCAATTTAGCAAAAACATCCGCTTCATCTGAGTGCTTTCGCTTCACTCCAAGGAATGCCACTCCGATAAAGGCAGCGAAGATCACGACTGCGATCGTTGAAGTTGGACGAGACCCAGTTAAATCCGCAAATGGATTGCTTGGAATCATCTCCAACATTTGCTGTGGAATGGTGATATTCTCAGCAGTTTCTACTCGATCCGCTAATGATTCGTTACGGGCTCTTTCTGCTTCCCCCTCAACGATCTGCGTTTGGTCCAAACCGAAACTTAGAGTTGTACCAATTCCAATGACTGCTGAAATCCCGGTTGTAAATAGTAAAATTCCGATAACAAGTGCACTGATTTTTCCAAGATTTTTTGTAATCTTTAACTTAGTAAAAGCGCCAACGATGGAAATGAACACTAGTGGCATAACGACC is a genomic window of Niallia sp. XMNu-256 containing:
- a CDS encoding L-cystine transporter translates to MDPFLIIANLFVFLILLFVLFRMQKKHVSFSKRVFAGLGLGLLFGFILHLIYGTESEVTTGTIDWLNIVGTGYVKLLQMVVMPLVFISIVGAFTKLKITKNLGKISALVIGILLFTTGISAVIGIGTTLSFGLDQTQIVEGEAERARNESLADRVETAENITIPQQMLEMIPSNPFADLTGSRPTSTIAVVIFAAFIGVAFLGVKRKHSDEADVFAKLIDSIYLIVMRIVTLVLRLTPYGILALMAKVAATSNYDAVVSLGKFIIANYVAIILMFMVHLLLLALAKLNPIHFLKKAMPPLTFAFTSRSSAGTLPINIKSQVDDLGVSEGVANFAGPFGLSIGQNGCAGIYPAMLAVMAAPAVGIDPTSISFLLTLIVVIIISSFGVAGVGGGATFASLIVLSVMDLPVAIVGLMVTIEPLIDMGRTALNVSGSMVAGVLTSKINGDLKEEVYRRPEILEAK
- a CDS encoding sulfite exporter TauE/SafE family protein; amino-acid sequence: MGFGIIIMGLLIGFLVGLTGVGGAALLTPILILLGISPSIAVGTDLIYNSVTKFFGSIQHWRQRSINLQLVKYLAIGSIPSAILAVVLLRVFDSFFQNQEQIIEIALGYTLILVAIATLVKTFMKEKYDSNRFQLKPLEEKRKMTICIGAVLGFMVGLTSIGSGSLFALAMLFLYKLRATELVGTDIAHAFLLVSAAGFMHAGIGNVDYLLALNLLVGSIPGVIIGSTISSKVPAKPLRAIVALIILVSGFQLI
- a CDS encoding YitT family protein is translated as MATFIGSILVGTGVNGFLVPFHLIDGGILGAALLIHYFFHLPAGLIMIALSIPICIFSSIHHKEYFLSSLQGLLVSSLFIDLLAPLRFQFAIPPLLSALIGGAIIGVGIGLMLRYKTSTGGTDLLAKMIAETFSFNLALVMIFIDGLIVLAGLTVLSLNAFIYSCFAIATVGVTTSLIERNESF
- a CDS encoding aspartyl-phosphate phosphatase Spo0E family protein, with the protein product MSAEIEKLQKKIHCMRKNLILIAKDSGLNSDNTLYYSQKLDELIIKYQKLKLKNREPV
- a CDS encoding acetyl-CoA C-acyltransferase produces the protein MSAVILDGLRTPFGKWKGSLSPLSGKELGTYALKELLARVPEAAEADGVLLAQVIQAGQGQNPARSVATNAGVSLSTPATTLNNVCLAGISAVNDAVRRIQYGEGSLYIAGGFDSMTNAPHVAPIRRELSLGSVEFYDTLYDGLWCSLNDQSMGDLTDHKNKELGITREGQDEYALLSQTRAADARKNGRLASEIVPVHYNGVTLEEDEGIRTNSTIEKLAKLRPAFLADGTITAGNASQMSDGASLGIVSTEQKAHELGKTPLARILGWGEIAGPDTSLHLKPAQAIKKVLEKTQLSIHDIDLFEINEAFASVAIASCRDLGIDYSRVNVNGGAIAIGHPLGGTGFRLILTLAHELKRRGGGKGIASLCGGGGQGMAILIEVPERW
- a CDS encoding polysaccharide deacetylase family protein — protein: MKNNALFLIMFLSIFMLINNVKPSHTAAMTIDSDTPTQKEENDELYKKIQAYRDEHKIEPINAIVDRVWKAIPGYNGIDVDVTASYEKMKKDDLFDENKVVLKEIPPSIHLGDLGPHPIYRGNPQKPMVALLINVAWGNEYIPKILTTLDESNVKATFFFDGSWVKKNPDLAKMIHQKGHEIGNHAYSHPDLQKRSKNDTILELQKTNNVIEETLGIKPKWFAPPSGSFNGVTVQVADDLNMKTILWTVDTVDWKKPPAAEMARRIITNVDNGSMVLMHPTQPVAEGLESMIEGIKGKGYQLGTVSDLMSEKRIETTQSKLMKHGDGSRVSF
- a CDS encoding MFS transporter, with translation MATATVNQGDQGKEGKGFSKEHRKVAMSSFIGTTIEWYDFYLYGTAAALVFPALFFPTFDPIYGTLAAFGSYAAGFIARPLGGIVFGHYGDKIGRKKTLTISLLMMGIATVLMGLVPSYESIGIMAPLLISLLRVIQGFAVGGEWGSAVVMTVEHAPKGKRGLYGSFPQLGVSAGLLLSTLVFSIFSTNMSNEAFLSWGWRVPFLLSSVLIIFGLYIRLRVSESPVFEEISAKNEIEEKPIVTVMRTQKKPLFLTIGMKLVQNAVFYIYSVFVLTYLVTTHDMDRSVGLNAVMISSVVGFITLPLWSILSDKIGRKPVYLFGTVASTLFIFPFFWFMDTGSVVLITIGIVLGLNVLHDAVYGPQAVYYAELFGSKVRLSGASIGYQIGAVLAGGFSPLIATYLLAEFDGQYWPIGIYLTILGVISIISTLLAKETYKGSLRN